The following are encoded together in the Mycteria americana isolate JAX WOST 10 ecotype Jacksonville Zoo and Gardens chromosome 2, USCA_MyAme_1.0, whole genome shotgun sequence genome:
- the DCLK3 gene encoding serine/threonine-protein kinase DCLK3 isoform X1: MPAAAPPPLHPAAGSCCPYGHCAGHRGLLDHSSHNASSKVKERKLPGTCPPVGRGNYGKPCLSESSHRSPFFNPRNGFHTIHSEHSPVKPRIITVVKPGGHTLRRITLLLNRRSVQTFEQLMADISEALGFPRWKNDRVRKLYNLRGREIRSVSDFFREGDAFIAMGREPLTLKNLEVVLQELYPENPYAASAAIQQNEEQSQNLKSRLYDKASKVDSGFDETEITKNCSDGMSPKLVARHEGKSQAKTKQEEKMRTKKKWTRESWGGEQGVKPSRKTRESERYLNHERSPEEGLEESSEGVVRCEKCERERQARQKLQRERQAEASFENTGACQRYHVERNAKIRNCRKSSETCLEGEEIGWKDNGCRRTWKPLHRNVNEGLEKQKRSIEKERDVEKHENHGKEVVKIKKNAAEGLQLTHEAKGENGSSCRMSQSGWLKKDTLRDAEKPSKTHREGREGQRAKEEGARREGNIMCRESDMTRREKTGERRVNKEENKAQGLENTSRRHAIKNRTDVEKQYEIGRTIGDGNFAVVKECRHCDSNQIYAMKIVDKSKLKGKEDMMESEILIIRSLSHPNIVSLIEVYETEAEIYLILEYVPGGDLFDAIIESVKFTEHDAAVMITDLCEALVYIHSKNIVHRDLKPENLLVQHNADKSTTLKLADFGLAKQVTKPIFTVCGTPTYVAPEILAEKGYGLEVDMWAAGVILYILLCGFPPFRSQERDQEELFQIIQLGHYEFLSPYWDNISAAKDLITRLLIVDPQKRYTARQVLQHPWIRTAGKTNSRNLQREVTINIERHFRAQRRKEVADEDT, from the exons atgccggccgccgcgccgcccccgctccACCCCGCGGCGGGCTCCTGCTGCCCCTACGGCCACTGCGCGG GACACCGAGGCTTGTTGGACCATTCGTCACACAATGCGAGCTCAAAAGTAAAAGAGAGGAAACTACCAGGGACTTGTCCTCCTGTTGGTCGTGGAAACTATGGAAAACCATGTTTGAGTGAAAGCAGTCATAGGTCTCCATTTTTTAATCCCCGTAATGGTTTTCACACGATACATTCAGAGCACAGTCCTGTGAAGCCAAGGATTATTACAGTGGTGAAACCCGGCGGACACACACTCAGAAGGATAACCTTGCTTCTCAACAGGAGATCAGTTCAGACCTTTGAACAGCTGATGGCTGACATTTCAGAAGCTCTGGGATTTCCACGCTGGAAGAATGACCGTGTGAGAAAGCTTTACAAtctgagaggcagagaaatccGAAGCGTTTCTGACTTCTTCAGGGAAGGTGATGCATTCATAGCTATGGGGAGGGAGCCCCTCACTTTGAAGAACCTCGAAGTGGTATTACAAGAGCTTTATCCTGAAAATCCTTATGCTGCCAGTGCTGCCATTCAGCAGAATGAGGAGCAGTCCCAAAACCTGAAGAGCAGGCTGTATGACAAGGCTTCGAAAGTGGACAGTGGCTTTGATGAGACAGAAATTACCAAGAACTGCAGCGATGGCATGTCTCCCAAACTGGTAGCCAGACATGAAGGAAAAAGTCAAGCCAagacaaagcaagaagaaaaaatgagaacCAAAAAAAAGTGGACTAGAGAGAGCTGGGGTGGTGAACAAGGAGTGAAGCCTTCTAGAAAAACCCGAGAAAGCGAGAGGTACCTTAACCACGAGAGGAGTCCTGAGGAGGGATTAGAAGAGAGTTCAGAGGGGGTGGTGAGGTGTGAGAAGTGTGAACGGGAAAGGCAGGCCAGACAAAAATTACAAAGGGAAAGACAGGCTGAGGCCTCATTTGAGAACACGGGCGCATGTCAGAGGTACCATGTAGAAAGAAATGCGAAAATCAGGAATTGCCGAAAATCTTCAGAAACTTGTCTGGAAGGTGAGGAAATTGGTTGGAAAGATAATGGCTGTAGGAGGACATGGAAGCCCCTACATAGGAATGTTAATGAAGGGCTGGAGAAGCAAAAAAGGAGCATTGAGAAGGAAAGGGATGTGGAGAAACACGAAAACCATGGGAAGGAAGTAGTAAAAATCAAGAAGAATGCTGCAGAAGGGCTGCAGCTAACTCATGAAGCGAAGGGAGAGAATGGAAGTAGCTGCAGAATGAGCCAAAGTGGTTGGCTAAAGAAGGACACTCTGAGGGATGCTGAGAAACCATCTAAAACACATAGGGAGGGCAGAGAGGGACAAAGGGCTAAAGAGGAGGGTGCCAGAAGAGAGGGGAATATAATGTGTAGAGAGAGTGACATGACACGACGAGAAAAAACAGGGGAGCGCAGagtgaataaagaagaaaacaaggctCAGGGATTGGAAAACACAAGCCGGAGGCATGCCATTAAAAACAGAACTGATGTGGAAAAACAGTATGAGATTGGCAGAACTATTGGGGATGGGAACTTTGCAGTGGTGAAGGAGTGTCGCCACTGCGACTCCAATCAGATCTATGCCATGAAAATTGTTGATAAATCCaagctgaaggggaaagaggaCATGATGGAAAGTGAAATTCTGATCATTAGGAGTCTGTCTCATCCCAATATAGTAAGCTTAATTGAAGTGTACGAGACAGAAGCTGAGATATACCTAATCCTGGAGTATGTCCCGGGAGGGGACTTATTTGATGCAATCATAGAAAGCGTGAAGTTCACAGAGCATGATGCTGCTGTCATGATCACTGACCTGTGTGAAGCACTGGTTTATATTCACAGCAAGAACATTGTCCACAGGGACCTCAAACCAGAGAATCTTTTA GTTCAGCATAATGCAGATAAATCTACTACACTGAAACTAGCAGATTTTGGCCTTGCAAAGCAGGTTACAAAACCCATATTTACTGTGTGCGGAACACCAACGTATGTTGCCCCTGAAATACTTGCTGAGAAGG gCTATGGGCTTGAGGTAGATATGTGGGCAGCTGGTGTGATCCTTTACATTCTGCTCTGCGGTTTTCCCCCTTTTCGCAGTCAGGAACGTGATCAAGAAGAGCTGTTTCAGATCATACAGCTGGGTCACTACGAGTTCCTTTCCCCATACTGGGACAATATTTCTGCAG CAAAAGACCTCATAACCAGGCTGTTGATAGTGGATCCCCAGAAGCGCTACACAGCACGACAAGTACTTCAGCACCCTTGGATCAGAACAGCTGGAAAAACTAACAGCAGAAATTTGCAGAGGGAAGTGACAATAAATATTGAACGTCATTTCCGGGCCCAGCGCCGAAAGGAAGTTGCAGATGAGGACACGTGA
- the DCLK3 gene encoding serine/threonine-protein kinase DCLK3 isoform X2, with translation MPAAAPPPLHPAAGSCCPYGHCAGHRGLLDHSSHNASSKVKERKLPGTCPPVGRGNYGKPCLSESSHRSPFFNPRNGFHTIHSEHSPVKPRIITVVKPGGHTLRRITLLLNRRSVQTFEQLMADISEALGFPRWKNDRVRKLYNLRGREIRSVSDFFREGDAFIAMGREPLTLKNLEVVLQELYPENPYAASAAIQQNEEQSQNLKSRLYDKASKVDSGFDETEITKNCSDGMSPKLVARHEGKSQAKTKQEEKMRTKKKWTRESWGGEQGVKPSRKTRESERYLNHERSPEEGLEESSEGVVRCEKCERERQARQKLQRERQAEASFENTGACQRYHVERNAKIRNCRKSSETCLEGEEIGWKDNGCRRTWKPLHRNVNEGLEKQKRSIEKERDVEKHENHGKEVVKIKKNAAEGLQLTHEAKGENGSSCRMSQSGWLKKDTLRDAEKPSKTHREGREGQRAKEEGARREGNIMCRESDMTRREKTGERRVNKEENKAQGLENTSRRHAIKNRTDVEKQYEIGRTIGDGNFAVVKECRHCDSNQIYAMKIVDKSKLKGKEDMMESEILIIRSLSHPNIVSLIEVYETEAEIYLILEYVPGGDLFDAIIESVKFTEHDAAVMITDLCEALVYIHSKNIVHRDLKPENLLVQHNADKSTTLKLADFGLAKQVTKPIFTVCGTPTYVAPEILAEKGYGLEVDMWAAGVILYILLCGFPPFRSQERDQEELFQIIQLGHYEFLSPYWDNISAAAKDLITRLLIVDPQKRYTARQVLQHPWIRTAGKTNSRNLQREVTINIERHFRAQRRKEVADEDT, from the exons atgccggccgccgcgccgcccccgctccACCCCGCGGCGGGCTCCTGCTGCCCCTACGGCCACTGCGCGG GACACCGAGGCTTGTTGGACCATTCGTCACACAATGCGAGCTCAAAAGTAAAAGAGAGGAAACTACCAGGGACTTGTCCTCCTGTTGGTCGTGGAAACTATGGAAAACCATGTTTGAGTGAAAGCAGTCATAGGTCTCCATTTTTTAATCCCCGTAATGGTTTTCACACGATACATTCAGAGCACAGTCCTGTGAAGCCAAGGATTATTACAGTGGTGAAACCCGGCGGACACACACTCAGAAGGATAACCTTGCTTCTCAACAGGAGATCAGTTCAGACCTTTGAACAGCTGATGGCTGACATTTCAGAAGCTCTGGGATTTCCACGCTGGAAGAATGACCGTGTGAGAAAGCTTTACAAtctgagaggcagagaaatccGAAGCGTTTCTGACTTCTTCAGGGAAGGTGATGCATTCATAGCTATGGGGAGGGAGCCCCTCACTTTGAAGAACCTCGAAGTGGTATTACAAGAGCTTTATCCTGAAAATCCTTATGCTGCCAGTGCTGCCATTCAGCAGAATGAGGAGCAGTCCCAAAACCTGAAGAGCAGGCTGTATGACAAGGCTTCGAAAGTGGACAGTGGCTTTGATGAGACAGAAATTACCAAGAACTGCAGCGATGGCATGTCTCCCAAACTGGTAGCCAGACATGAAGGAAAAAGTCAAGCCAagacaaagcaagaagaaaaaatgagaacCAAAAAAAAGTGGACTAGAGAGAGCTGGGGTGGTGAACAAGGAGTGAAGCCTTCTAGAAAAACCCGAGAAAGCGAGAGGTACCTTAACCACGAGAGGAGTCCTGAGGAGGGATTAGAAGAGAGTTCAGAGGGGGTGGTGAGGTGTGAGAAGTGTGAACGGGAAAGGCAGGCCAGACAAAAATTACAAAGGGAAAGACAGGCTGAGGCCTCATTTGAGAACACGGGCGCATGTCAGAGGTACCATGTAGAAAGAAATGCGAAAATCAGGAATTGCCGAAAATCTTCAGAAACTTGTCTGGAAGGTGAGGAAATTGGTTGGAAAGATAATGGCTGTAGGAGGACATGGAAGCCCCTACATAGGAATGTTAATGAAGGGCTGGAGAAGCAAAAAAGGAGCATTGAGAAGGAAAGGGATGTGGAGAAACACGAAAACCATGGGAAGGAAGTAGTAAAAATCAAGAAGAATGCTGCAGAAGGGCTGCAGCTAACTCATGAAGCGAAGGGAGAGAATGGAAGTAGCTGCAGAATGAGCCAAAGTGGTTGGCTAAAGAAGGACACTCTGAGGGATGCTGAGAAACCATCTAAAACACATAGGGAGGGCAGAGAGGGACAAAGGGCTAAAGAGGAGGGTGCCAGAAGAGAGGGGAATATAATGTGTAGAGAGAGTGACATGACACGACGAGAAAAAACAGGGGAGCGCAGagtgaataaagaagaaaacaaggctCAGGGATTGGAAAACACAAGCCGGAGGCATGCCATTAAAAACAGAACTGATGTGGAAAAACAGTATGAGATTGGCAGAACTATTGGGGATGGGAACTTTGCAGTGGTGAAGGAGTGTCGCCACTGCGACTCCAATCAGATCTATGCCATGAAAATTGTTGATAAATCCaagctgaaggggaaagaggaCATGATGGAAAGTGAAATTCTGATCATTAGGAGTCTGTCTCATCCCAATATAGTAAGCTTAATTGAAGTGTACGAGACAGAAGCTGAGATATACCTAATCCTGGAGTATGTCCCGGGAGGGGACTTATTTGATGCAATCATAGAAAGCGTGAAGTTCACAGAGCATGATGCTGCTGTCATGATCACTGACCTGTGTGAAGCACTGGTTTATATTCACAGCAAGAACATTGTCCACAGGGACCTCAAACCAGAGAATCTTTTA GTTCAGCATAATGCAGATAAATCTACTACACTGAAACTAGCAGATTTTGGCCTTGCAAAGCAGGTTACAAAACCCATATTTACTGTGTGCGGAACACCAACGTATGTTGCCCCTGAAATACTTGCTGAGAAGG gCTATGGGCTTGAGGTAGATATGTGGGCAGCTGGTGTGATCCTTTACATTCTGCTCTGCGGTTTTCCCCCTTTTCGCAGTCAGGAACGTGATCAAGAAGAGCTGTTTCAGATCATACAGCTGGGTCACTACGAGTTCCTTTCCCCATACTGGGACAATATTTCTGCAG CAGCAAAAGACCTCATAACCAGGCTGTTGATAGTGGATCCCCAGAAGCGCTACACAGCACGACAAGTACTTCAGCACCCTTGGATCAGAACAGCTGGAAAAACTAACAGCAGAAATTTGCAGAGGGAAGTGACAATAAATATTGAACGTCATTTCCGGGCCCAGCGCCGAAAGGAAGTTGCAGATGAGGACACGTGA